The Desulfatirhabdium butyrativorans DSM 18734 DNA window GGAGGAAAGACGATGGCAAAGGAAAAGTATGAGCGCAAGAAGCCGCATGTGAATGTGGGGACGATAGGTCATATTGACCACGGGAAGACGACATTGACCGCAGCGATTACGAAGCACAATGCGTTGCGAGGGATGGCGCAGTACGTTCCGTTTGATCAGATTGACAAGGCGCCCGAGGAGAAGGAGCGAGGCATAACGATTGCGACGGCCCATGTTGAGTATGAAACGCCCAATCGCCATTATGCACATGTGGACTGCCCGGGGCATGCGGATTACATCAAAAATATGATTACCGGTGCTGCTCAGATGGATGGCGCCATACTGGTTGTGGCTGCTGATGATGGGCCGATGCCGCAGACGCGAGAGCATATTCTGCTAGCCCGCCAGGTCGGGGTACCGAAGATAGTGGTATTTTTGAATAAATGCGATATGGTGGATGATCCGGAGCTTATTGAACTGGTTGAGCTGGAGCTTCGTGAGCTTTTGACCAAATACGAGTTTCCCGGAGATGACACGCCGATTATTCGGGGCAGCGCGCTAAAGGCCTTGGAGAGTGACGATCCGAACAGCGCTGAGGCCAAGTGCATATTTGAATTGATGGATGCAATCGACTCGTTTATTCCGGAGCCGAAGCGGGATATCGACAAGCCGTTTTTGATGCCAATCGAAGATGTGTTCAGCATTTCTGGCCGCGGCACCGTAGTGACCGGAAGGGTGGAGCGAGGGATCATCAAGGTAGGGGAAACGGTAGAGATAGTTGGAATACGGCCGACGCTGAAGACGGTGTGCACAGGAGTGGAGATGTTCCGCAAGCTTCTGGATGAAGGACGAGCCGGAGATAATATTGGGGTATTGCTGCGAGGGACCAAGCGTGAGGAAGTTGAGCGAGGACAGGTGGTGGCACAACCCGGTTCGATTACGCCGCACACGAAGTTCAAGGCCGAGGTGTATATTCTGAGCAAGGAAGAAGGCGGCCGACACACGCCGTTTTTCAAAGGGTATCGACCGCAGTTTTATTTTCGGACTACGGATGTGACGGGTGTATTGACGCTTCCAGAGGGAGTTGAGATGATCATGCCCGGGGATAATGTAACGGTATCCGTTGAACTGATCACGCCCATCGCGATGGAGAAAGAGCTTCGCTTTGCGATTCGGGAAGGCGGCCGAACGGTTGGCGCAGGTGTCGTGAGCGAAGTCATTGAATAGGGAATTGGCAACATGT harbors:
- the tuf gene encoding elongation factor Tu, whose amino-acid sequence is MAKEKYERKKPHVNVGTIGHIDHGKTTLTAAITKHNALRGMAQYVPFDQIDKAPEEKERGITIATAHVEYETPNRHYAHVDCPGHADYIKNMITGAAQMDGAILVVAADDGPMPQTREHILLARQVGVPKIVVFLNKCDMVDDPELIELVELELRELLTKYEFPGDDTPIIRGSALKALESDDPNSAEAKCIFELMDAIDSFIPEPKRDIDKPFLMPIEDVFSISGRGTVVTGRVERGIIKVGETVEIVGIRPTLKTVCTGVEMFRKLLDEGRAGDNIGVLLRGTKREEVERGQVVAQPGSITPHTKFKAEVYILSKEEGGRHTPFFKGYRPQFYFRTTDVTGVLTLPEGVEMIMPGDNVTVSVELITPIAMEKELRFAIREGGRTVGAGVVSEVIE